The Candidatus Roseilinea sp. sequence CACTACATGGCCGACGTGACCGCCCTATGCGACCGCATCATCGTCATTGATAAGGGCAAGGTACTCTACGATGGCAACTTCCGCGCGCTGATCGAGCGCGTGGCGCCCTACAAAATCCTCAAGTTGCAATTCGAGCAGCCCGTGGCATGCGAACAATTGGCCCCTTTCGGCACCATCGCGTCATGCGACGGCATGACAGCAGTGCTCCACGTGCCGCGCAGCCAGGCGGCCGAGACAGCCGCGCGTTTGCTCACCCAGGTCGAGGTGGACGACGTCAACTTTGAAGACCCCCCCGTCGAAGACATCATTCGAGAGGTATTTGCGGGGAGGGTTGCGGGGTTAGCGGCAACGAATGAGCAAACGCCGGCGGCGCACCCGGCGCACGCCGGCTGATCCGCCGCGCGATCAGGTCGAACGAGAGCGCCGCGACCATCGTCATCGCGATCGAGGCGACAAACAAGGGAGAAGAGCCAAACGCGCGCTGGATGAACCCACCGACCGGCGGCGCAATGGCCGGCCCGACGTTCGCCGCAATGGCCATCACGACGCTGACGATGAAATACTCACTGCGCAGTGATACGTTCACGACGTAGACGCGGTAGAGCACGCGCGAGATCTGCAAGGCGGCAACCTGAAGGAATACGGACAGCGCGCCGAAGAGCAAATTTGGGCTGAGGGCCAACGCCGCCAGGCCGGCTGCCGTCGCGAACGATCCCCACACAATCGCCGGCCGGTAGCCCATCCGCTCCGCAACGCGCGGAGCGAATAGCGCCGCGACCGACCCAATCAACGCGTTCACACCCATCATCATGCCGATTTGCGCGTCGCTCGCCCCGAACCGGTCGCGCATGAGTAAGTTGAAGAATGTGAATACCAGGGCTTCGGCCGCCAGCAGCAGCATGAACGGCGCACCGAGCGCGTACACCTGCAACCGCTGGCCGAGCAAGATGCGGAGATTGAGATAGCGCGCCGCGCGCACCTCAGGCAGCGCCGAGGTGGGTTCGCCCGGCACCGGCCGACGACGGGCGATCATGGCCAGCGGAACGACGGCAAACGTCCGCACGATGAACGCAGCGACCAGCGCCGCCCGATACGCTTCTGCGCTCTCGCTGCCGACCTGCAACAGCGGCGCGATCAGCGCCGGCAAGCTGCCGGCGGAGACGCTGCCCAGCACTATCGCCGCCGTGCGCGTGAAGTCACCGACGCTGAACAGCGCAGCGCGGTGGGCCTCATCGGAGGCATCGGCCAGCAGCGACACGCTGGCCAGGCCGAAGATCACCGTGCCAAAGCCGCTGAGCGCCTCGGCAGCCAGGATGACCTCGGGCGCAGTCGTCAGCACCGTGGGTAACCGCGCGAGGCTGGCAAATGCTGCGCCAAAGACCAGCGCCACGCGCCGTCCGATTCGCTCGAAGCACAACAGCGCGGGCAACGCTAGAATCAGCCCGCCGAACTGGCTGGCGCCGTGGAACAGGCCGATGAATGCACGATCGAAGCCCAGCGCCTCGAGATAGAAGTTTATCAACGTCGCCGGGAAGGCGAAAGTGAGGTAGTAGACCGCAACCCACGCCAGATAGAGGCGGGCGATTTCACTGAAGCGGCGGACCACGGCGGCAAGTATAGTTGTGCCGCTTGGGCGTGTGACGGCCCGCGCATCGCGCCGCCTTGCGCAGCCCCGACTGCGGATGACCTGAGATGTGGAGAAAATACCTCGCCCTCGGTAAAGCCGCGTGGGCGCTCATCGTCGAATATCGCGCGCAGATCGTCATCTGGATGATGAACAGCATCCTGATGGTGATCATGTTGCTGGTGTGGCTCAGCATTAGCCGCGAGGGTGAAGTGAACGGCTACAGCTCGGCGGACTTCGTGACCTACTTCATGATCGGCTGGGTTGTGCGCAACCTGACGGCCGTGTGGGCGTCCTGGGAGCTGGACTTCGCCATCCGTGAAGGCCGGCTATCGCCCATGCTGCTCAGGCCCATTCACCCGATTCACAATGAGATCGCCGTCAACTGGGTGGAGAAGCTGCTGCGCCTACTTGTCGTAGCGCCCATCGTCATAGTCGTGCTGATCGCAACGCCGGGGGTGCAACTCAACCTGACCCCGATCAACCTGCTGGCGTTCAGCATGTCGGTGGCCGGCGCATGGCTGATCGCCTTCATGTCGGACTACCTGATTGGGATGCTGGCGTTTTGGACGACGCAGACCGGCGCGTTTATCCAGGGCTTCTACGGCATCCGGTTGGTGCTGTCGGGCGTCATCGCGCCGCTCGCGATGTTCCCGCCGGCCGTTCAAGATGCGCTGCGTTGGCTGCCCTTCCCCTACATGCTGGACTTCAGTGTGTCCATCGCCATGGGTCGCGTGCAAGGCGAAGCGATGCTGCTGGGATTCATCGCTCAGTTTGCCTGGGCGGCTTGCTTC is a genomic window containing:
- a CDS encoding hypothetical protein (possible pseudo, frameshifted), which gives rise to MRKLSLGERMKCELAAALLHRPRVLFLDEPTIGLDVTMQVRIRDFVAEYNRRYGATVILTSHYMADVTALCDRIIVIDKGKVLYDGNFRALIERVAPYKILKLQFEQPVACEQLAPFGTIASCDGMTAVLHVPRSQAAETAARLLTQVEVDDVNFEDPPVEDIIREVFAGRVAGLAATNEQTPAAHPAHAG
- a CDS encoding ABC transporter permease encodes the protein MWRKYLALGKAAWALIVEYRAQIVIWMMNSILMVIMLLVWLSISREGEVNGYSSADFVTYFMIGWVVRNLTAVWASWELDFAIREGRLSPMLLRPIHPIHNEIAVNWVEKLLRLLVVAPIVIVVLIATPGVQLNLTPINLLAFSMSVAGAWLIAFMSDYLIGMLAFWTTQTGAFIQGFYGIRLVLSGVIAPLAMFPPAVQDALRWLPFPYMLDFSVSIAMGRVQGEAMLLGFIAQFAWAACFVIAVWVVWKIAIRNYSAVGA